The DNA region agtgggggagcatcatagccacgtgttgagaggaaATATTTGGGGTTTGgaaaattcacctttggaaacgtgggcatttcgttcaacgtcctcaaacaacccttattcagggatctccTGAGCGGGATgcgctactcaacctgaagaaaattcctactgggccctacctgcaaggtcacgcgatgtttatcttgatatgagatcagcgtgtcgcgcatatatggttgtgatgcatgtgcctggtgtacgcttatcagatgggtagtcatgatgggcttcgtaaattttaccccagtgtcactttgatggtacgcactgctctctcactcgatagtagtagtagtagtagtagtagtagtagtagtagtagtagtagtaacaacaacatcaataataataataataataatagtaataattttgccacaagggcagcaattttgtgggggtgatgagtcgattacattgatcccagtattcaactggtacttattttatcgagtcccaaacgatgaaaaacaaagtcgacctcggcagaattagtaataataataataatgttaataataataatagtaataataatgatgatgatgatgatgatgatgatgatgatgatgatgaggatgatgatgatggtgaattctTTTATTTCCCACCAATGCGAAGGCTGAGAACAATAATGCAAAGATAGACAAATTGTTGGGATTTATATACaatgaaatgataaagaaaaaaggaGTAATTAAACACGATATACACAGTATACAaaggtaaaaatttaaaaaaaagagacgATAGTGATGTAAGTCCTCCTGATATAGGAGGgcttctagggataatcgaggaactctACCGCTTAAGATCTCCCTTAACACGCaaatatctgcaagatcatcagcatagaccatgctgatgatcttgcagacaTTTGCGTGTTCatgtacgtaaatattaacaagtgaaaccaatggtacataggtaatcgtttttttatATTTCGCATATTTTCatatgtcttgcttatttttacattttgtttttttgctgagatttttcttgagaacacattcttcgtggtaatggcgatttgacgtctatgtttagcatgcagggtgtccactttagtggtcattcctctaaattttgtgtgtgtatatatatatatatgcattagttgTAGTAGTGTCAGAAActtcacagtagtagtagtagtagtagtagtagtagtagtagtagtagtagtagtagtagtagtagtagtagtagtagtagaggaggaggaggaggaggaggaggaggaggtggagccTCAACAATTATTCAGTTATATGATAGTACACTTTTAATAAAAGTGATGGAACACATCAAACTTACCCTTCTCGAAACATTGGCGTACAGCTTCAGCCTCGTAAGCTAATCCAGCGCTATTGGGGTAATTATACTCAGCATCAGATTTATGGAGTGGaaattctctttcttctccatttATCTCGATTTTGGTAGTGCTCCAAAATGGTGAATGTATCTGTTGAAACAGGAGCATACAGTAAATGCGTCAAAGCAGTTTGCTTTAATTTCTTGACTATTAATGCTGAATATGTTGGAGTTAGCGCAATAAATTGATGAATAACTTGAATGTTAGATTTAGTACACTAGTTATAAGTCTTTCATTAACGACACCTTATCTTTTGAATGTGAACAATGACTACAATAGCagttaattttaattctaaatcAACTCgccataaatttaattttaaaattatttttagatgAAATGATTACTTACGTAAATTTTGCCTTGAGTTCCATAAATATATGCGTCACTTTTTTTTGTCACAGTCCTATCATAGGACAAAGAAGCTTTGGCTCCATCCTTATAAGTCAAAATAAGATTGGCAGATTGGTCGACACCTTTTCCAAATGAAACAATATCATTTCTTATATTTCGTTTTTACAAAAATGCAGTCATGGCATACAAATCACCACATCTAGGAGCATGACAAGGATGAATATTGTCAGCTGTGTTTTTCCCTCGTTTGCATGGTCTATCAATACAAAAGACCTGTATACACCTCAATCCTTTGCTATTCTAATTGGGATGCTTAACAAAATCAAGTTTGAGCTACAAACAGAAGGCATGTATGTTGGTGTACCATTAGATGAAGTAgggttttaatgtttttgtattcatttttaatttgatttatgCCTGCACATGGCATCACTAATAAAAACTCTGTCTTCTGTAATaagttatgaatatattaatcagTTTTACACTCAaccgaaatatatacatatgccaaaCCGCTTCGTTACACAGTATAAGCAATATCAGTTTTTAAACTagtaaacataaacacagacatagacacacatggaATGGGTTTCTGTACAGTTTCAGATAAGCAAATTCTCACATCGCTCAAATCAAAGCGATAGACGATAGTTGAAGAGTCCCGTCTTAAGTGATATGCTttgtagtggaactgaatccagaactagatggttgcaaaataaatttttgaaccacacagccatatctgaaCTTAAGTATGTCACTTATGCATAATAGGATATAACATATTTTTATCGAAGTCTTCCTCTGGCTAAAAAACTTAACAATTAATTGTTCAGTCAACTAGAAATTACATCTTATTTCTCCTCTTTATCAACAACCATTATGCAGCTGTATATGACccgctctctctgtctttctctctctctcttttctattctTCGTCACTCTATCACCTCACTCCTCTAATTTTGGTTCTCTTCTATTATCCCTTTTACTTTCACTGTCCTTCCTAATATGAGTCTCTTCCTTTCACATAGCgtgagaaaaaaagaacaagtaaACAATAGGTGGAAGAAAGGACACTCCTTAGTCTTGAAGAGGTAAGATTTCTCTCTGATGTTAGTGAACAAACGAACTGTAAAAACATGGAGTAAATAGGACCCTTAAACCTTTCAGAGGCAAAATAATCTCTCCAGAGCCCCTGCTACGAAGAAATCACACGTGCACCCAAAACACTCAGTAAATATTTGgttttggaagagcatccagcaatagaaaccatgccagaaatgTAAAATGCGAGAGGGGATAGTCTCAGACTTAAGAAAGCAGTCAGAACAAATAGGATCTGTGTGTAAGAACCCATCCATCCTATtccaacatggaaaagtagatggaaaagatgatgatgttgatgatgatgatgcgttgGGGAATCAATACATGATGGTACCACATGATGGTAGCATCACGTATTGACGCCATGATGGTACCACATCACACAAGGACAGCTGTGATCTTGGAGTTGTAATGGGGTCATAATGCAGAGGCAAAACTAAGCACGTTATGTCGGCTCTAACAAAATATCCACAAAAGATAAGTTAACtgctgaaaaaaagaaacaatcaaaagtaaaaaaaaaaacattgatgacAACGATAAATATATTGTGTCCAATCAATATGGTGCTTCGCCTTACGATTCATATATAATGAGTTGATCGATCATGCCATCAGTTTTGATGATTTCAGGCTGGCTTTCAAACGATTGTTTTCTAGTGTATTAGCACTTGGTATGCATCCATATTTGATGTGCAATTCGGTTTTTCTCAAATTGCATGCAGTGCTTAACAAGCAGAGAcctctatttaattttattgactgtaAGATGCTATCCGTTTTTAATGTTAATATACAACTacttaaaggcagcgagctggcagaaacgttagcacgctgggcgaaattcttagcggtatttcgtctgtctttatgttctgagttcaaatttcgccgaggtcggctttgcctttcgtcctttcggggtcgataaattaagtaccagttgcgtcctaAGGTCGATCTAagtgactggcccctcccccaaaatttcaggccttgtgtctagagtagaaaagaatacacaaCTACTTAGGGTTTTCTTTTGTGACAGCAGGACAGAGATTTCTTGGTTTGTTCTATTGAAAAGAAAATCTGTATTGCAAAGGATTAAGAAATGATCTCACTCGCACAATCAGTGGCCATATTATACTTCTAAAGAGGTGGTCTTGTTAATCACTGAATAACAAATGTTGGGATAAGAAAACAAATCTGACACTATTTAGATTTTCACATTTGTTGCCAAACAGCAAGCAGTAAACCCCAATATCTCTGTTTTTAATCAAACTAATGAAACATTAGTTgatgtaaatttaatttttaataatgttcttattacacaaattaatattcaaaagtTGGTTTCAAAAGAGCAGTTATAAAGTCTATTTTAAAAGACATTCCGTTGTACTTAAAATGCTTTTTctttctagctagctatatacatacatacatatatatatatatatatatatatatatatatatatatatatatatatatatatatatatatatatatatatatatatatatatatatatatatatatataggactgcgTAATAAGGTTCATTAATTAAGACAGCAAAGTGTAATTTGAAGAAGCTCTCATCTTTAGCAAATTGAGCTAATAGTCCTTTTGTTGACTCCAAAAGTAATTTTTCTTAGTGGAAACCGTCACCGCCTCTTCAACGACTTCCTTATTGAGAAAGAATTGTATTTGTTTGGCAAGGGATTTTATCTGTTATTGTATGTTGAAACTAATACATTTACACCATTGTAGGAAATTTATCGTCTGGTCAGAGATAATATATTCTCCACTTTATTTCACGGGTCATGTCAGAATGTATAACGAATGTTTCTGATgttattgcaattttttttttaaaggtgtaaacattttttcacgctaagagttgctgaagcatggaacaaactgccggcatcagttgttagttgtcggagcactccatccttcaaaatttccatgcttcttgagattcgccaaaactgcacctgattttctccctccatacacacgcaagcatgtgtctgactcatacactcttcacttcccagacatttgtacattactgcatatgctttatacgcacttttgacataTTGTGGTGcagctgagcactgtatacaataatttcattattattattattattattattattattattattattattattattattattattattattattgttcagtagttttatttttatagcgtgctttcacttcactaccgagcgcagctctgtgtgccttgggtatgtgctgtgatttgttgtgatgctctgatggttattgtatggaaagtgttctgcgtaggatgtgtgcagtacctagtagtgcaattttctgtatgttatatgtgtttgtaagtcctggtgtttttgttatgtatttgtctggatatttttttatcatgcctaatgcacctactatgataggaattgtttctgttttcagattccacattctggttacctctatttcaaggtctttgtattttgagagtttctccatttcttttagagacacgttgtcatctgccggtattgatacatcaattggaaagcatttttttcttcatgatctctgacaactatatctggtctgttggccttaatttctctatctgtgtgtatcggcatatcccagagtatggttgctttctcgttttctgtgaccttttctgatgtgtgcctataccatcttttttctgttgttattccataatgttggcatagcttccaatgtatgtaggttccaactctgtcatgtctgtgaatatattccttcttagccaggactgggcagctagagataatatgatttattgtttcttgtccatctccacatattctgcagttacttgttatatttcttttcattacatgtttttggtaatttctggtggggaggctttggtcttgtgctgcaattaaaaatccctatgtttctgctttgagtcctgagcttctcaaccattgctgggatttttctttgtctatttcttttgcgtttagtttagtgcagtatttaccatgaaggggcttttcttgccatcgttttatcatggttcgttattattattattattattatgatagtaTCTGCTGATTTAAAAGGCTACTATAATTCTACTGCAATGCAATTCTTCCGTTATTTAACATTCTCTAAAAATGTATAAACTTTCAGAAGCTACCAATATTTTCTGTGCTATTTTAAGACTTGTTGTTGTGCTTCGTTTAATTATTAGAATGTATTCATTCTTCAGTGAATGGCTCCTTTAAAGATAATTGGAGTCCAGCATTGGAAACTTCACAGAGAAAAATTTCTTGGAAATTACTTATATCTGCTAATGACTTGTTAAACTATGCAAATATTGACTTAATCTccctttaattatatttctacaatcTCTCCGCTTCCAAACACGCTCGCaaccacacactctcacacacacactctctctttctctctctctctctctctcacacacacacacacacactcacgaacacacacacgattGTCAATAATTGAGTAAGAAGACAGAATCATAGAGATCAGAACTACGCCAACAAAGTTATCAATATCTTTATCGAAGGTAAACAAGCAACATAAAATCTTTATTAATGATATACTTACCGATATCAGTAACCACGCCAGTAGCAGTAATTGTTTCAGGTTTCTGTTTAAATATGAAGTTTGCAAGCCATATTAAGTATACACCAATATCTATGAGACCGCTCCTGTGCAAGGAAGCCTCTGGCACAGCAccatttgaaagcattattttataaaacatagTCGCATCTAAGTGGCGTATTTTTCCTATGGTTCCAGAGTCAATTATTTCTCTAATGGCTTTGTAAACTGGGAAGAATTTGGTCCACATACCCTGAAAGAAAAACATttgtgacaaaaagaaaaaaaaaagataaataatactgatttcaagatttggtacaaggccagcaatttcggggtaggagataagtcgattacatcgatcccagtactcaactggaacttatgtTATTGGCCCcggaacgatgaaaggcaaagtcgacctcggcagaatttgaacttagaac from Octopus sinensis linkage group LG13, ASM634580v1, whole genome shotgun sequence includes:
- the LOC115218668 gene encoding trans-1,2-dihydrobenzene-1,2-diol dehydrogenase isoform X2, with translation MCWGLCSAGMIATDFCNALQCLNPSEHKITAVVSKSLEKAKKFAEKFKIPNVYDSYEEFAKDPNIDLVYVSAINFYHHPLSILMLNNGKPVLCEQTCANNTQQTEEMIELAKSKKLFFMEGMWTKFFPVYKAIREIIDSGTIGKIRHLDATMFYKIMLSNGAVPEASLHRSGLIDIGVYLIWLANFIFKQKPETITATGVVTDIGVDQSANLILTYKDGAKASLSYDRTVTKKSDAYIYGTQGKIYIHSPFWSTTKIEINGEEREFPLHKSDAEYNYPNSAGLAYEAEAVRQCFEKGELECPAHTHSDTLSLITIIDEARRQLKENHQKKLGGTESQ
- the LOC115218668 gene encoding trans-1,2-dihydrobenzene-1,2-diol dehydrogenase isoform X1, whose product is MRWGICSPGLIANDFCNALQCLNPSEHTITAVVSKSLEKAKKFAEKFKIPNVYDSYEEFAKDPNIDLVYVSAINFYHHPLSILMLNNGKPVLCEQTCANNTQQTEEMIELAKSKKLFFMEGMWTKFFPVYKAIREIIDSGTIGKIRHLDATMFYKIMLSNGAVPEASLHRSGLIDIGVYLIWLANFIFKQKPETITATGVVTDIGVDQSANLILTYKDGAKASLSYDRTVTKKSDAYIYGTQGKIYIHSPFWSTTKIEINGEEREFPLHKSDAEYNYPNSAGLAYEAEAVRQCFEKGELECPAHTHSDTLSLITIIDEARRQLKENHQKKLGGTESQ